GTTGGAAAGGGTCACGAGCTTCGAGGCCTCGGTCCCCACGAAGACCTGGCCGAAATCGATATTGTCAGGGTCTGCCTCGATGACGCCGCGGGCGGTCCCTACTACATCCTTTGCGCACGCACCGAGCAGCAGCGGCACCATCATCAGTCCTAAAAAGAGACGTCGCATCCGCGTCCTCCTCCAAAGAGTCCACACAAGCATGTGCGACCAAGGACACGGAGATCAATGATACATATTTGAGCACCAACGGAAAGTTTCACGCATGCCGAGCTGAAGGTTCGCCGTGCGATGACCAAAAGGTTCTTCAACGATCGCCGGAGCCGTGCAACCAGTCCATTCGGCTATCGTCGGGAATTCCGGCCGAATCGCAGCCGACGTATTCGTCGCGCCGTGGCGCCCATGTGGCTCATGAAAAAGAAAATCGGCACCGAGAGTCCCCAGGTGCCGTTCGAGACCAAAATCGAATTTCATGCCGGCGGAAGGCTTCGGCGATGGCGGCACCCCGCCCTCCCCTCGCGGATGGAATCGGCGGCAGGTTGCCCCGCCGCCGATTCGGACTCCAACGCCTGCCATCCCCCGCCCGCCCCGCAACGCGAGGCGGGCGATCTCCGCGAGACCTCAGTGGTAGTTGTTCCAGCGGGTCCCGTCTCGCGTGAAGATACACGTCGAACCGGTGTACTGAACGCTCCCGAGGATCTCGAACTGGGCTGTCGAGGTGAAGGTCGAGTCCGCGTTGTGGACCAGGGTGCCGTCGCAGTAGACGTTCGTCGTCACGGTCACCGGAGTCTGCCGGTTGCCCCAGTTGTGGATGCCGATGGCGTACGGGTGGGTCAGGCTCGGTCTGTTGACGCGGGTATTCTCGGGTCCGAACCCATTTCTGTCGTCCCGATCGAGGCTCCCCGTCATGTCGATGTTGCCGTCCCACAGCGGGTTCGGGCGGCTTCCGTTGTAGCAATTCCCGAAGTAGCAATCCGAAGGGTTCGTGAACCAGCTGTTCTGGTTATGCCGATCGCCGAGGGCCTCGTTCAGCACGTGGAGATCGATGTCGCCCGACCTGTCCCAGAAGGTCTCGACCCAGAGGCCGTCCCAGGCGGTCGCCGTCAGGCCGTGCTGGCATGCGCCACGGTTCCCTAGCTGGTCCGTGACCATCAGCTCGAAGACGTAGTTGCCCACGAGGTCCGGGGTGAAGGTCGGGGTGCAGCCCGCGCTCGGCCGGGCTGTAGAGCCGACCGGCGCGCTCGCCACCGTCCACGCGCACGTGGTCGGGTGACCGCCGGGGCTGGTGGCCCCGCCGTTGAGCACGATCTGGGTGTTTACGGTCACCGACTGATTCGCCTCGGGGCAGATCGCGGTCGGCCAATCGCAGAGGACGCCGCAGCCGCCCTCCGTGCCCTGGCCCTGGGTCTCGACCAGGAACGGCTCGTCTACGCCCTGCGTCCAGACCTCGATCTTCCCCACGTCCCGGACCAGATCCAGGGGCTTGTAGGACGCAAGGAAGCTCTTCGTGCCGTTCGAGGTGATCGTGACCGGGAGCGTCTCATCGGCTCGGGCCGTGAAGCGCTGCGAGTAGCCGGAGGCCATCGAAACCCGGGAGATCTTGACGGGCTCCGGCCCGCAGTTCCGCACGAGGAAGGGCTTGAAGACCTGCTGCGACTGCGGCACCGCGCCGAAGGCGACCGGACTCGGATCCGCCGAGAGGCAGAAGGACGTGGCCAGACCGCTGATCGGCACCACGAAGCGGGGCGCCTCCGCGCTCGAGTGGTTGAAGTAGAGGTTGGACCGATCGATGACGCCGGTGATCCGGGTCGGCTGATAGCGGATCCCCACGGTGATCGTGTCACCCGGCGCCAGGACCTGGGAGCCGGTGGGCAGCCCCGGAGCCGCGAAGGCCCGATTGTCGAAATCGAGGTCGAAGTTCCACACCAGGCACTCCGTCGTGCCCTGGTTCGTGATTTCGATGGGGAGCTGGACGCCGCGGTTCACCGTCACCGCGCCAAAGCGCAGAGACGACGGGGAGATGTCCAGGTCGCAGGGCGGGAGCTCGACCACGTTCGCCATCAGGTGGACGGTGACGAACGACTGCTCCGCCGACATCGCACCGTTCACGTAGATTGGGAAGTCGATCTCGGCGGGATATTCCTGGATCTCGCTGCCCGTGAAGGTGACCTCGAAGGCCATGGAGCCGGCATTCTGGGAATCCAGGACCCAGGGAGGCGACGTGCCATCGACAGCAGCCACGGAGTAGTTGGCCTGCTCGCTGGGCGGATAGAGCTCGATCGCGACGCTCTCGCCGGTGTTTCGGATCAGGAAGGTCTGCTTCGCGGCGAAGTTCTTCGGCTGCCTGCCGAAGTCCACCGTCTCCGGTTCGGCGACCACCTCGATGCCGCCGCTCTTCCCGTCGACCGGCACCTCGAAGTAGAGGCGATCGTCGGGGCCCATCACCCGGATCTTGGCGTACTTCCGCGGCTCGGCAAGGGCCGCGGCCCGGAAGGCGACCGGCACCTCGATGGTCGCGCCCACCTCCACCTCGAAGGCGTCGTGGTTCCCCGGGAGCGAGAACTCCGACAGAAGCTCGTCGCTACCGCCGCTCCGAACCGGATCGTCGACGAGGGTCATGGAGGTGACGATCGCCGGGAAGTCGCCGATGTTCTGGATGGCGAACCAGCTGCTCTTCGATTGGCCGGGCGCGACCGTGCCCACGCTCACCGTCGGCGGCGAGGCGCGGAGCTCCGTGATACCGCCGGTGCCCACGAGCTGGACCCGGACGTCCTGGCAGCTGGCGCACGGACGCAGCAGGAGGGAGGCCGCGTGGGGGCCGCGGTTGGCGGGCGTGAACGAGACGTCGATCGCGCGGGTCGTCCCGCCCGGAAGCTCGACGGCCCCGTCGTCGACCCGGAAGGCCGTGCGATCGCTGCCGCCCGCGATCGAGAGCGCCAGGTTCAGGCTCTTATCGATCAGGTTCGTGAGATCGAGAGGCAGGGTCTTGGTCTCGCCGAGCTTGATGACCCCGAAGTCGAGGACCTCGACCGGGTCCACCACGCGCTTCACGCCCTCGCCCTCGAGGTCGAGCGCGATGAGCTCGTTCTTCGCGTTTGACAGCGAGATCTTCAGCTGGCCGTCGAAGCGCTCCTCCCGAAGCGGGAAGAAGGCGATCTTCACCTCGGCCTTCGCGCCGGGCGCCAGGGTGAGCTCGGACGGCCGCATGTCGTAGCCGCTAGGGATGTCGGAGGCCCTCACTTGCACCAGGGAGCGGCCCATATTGGAGAGCGTGACGAGCTTCGAGGCCTCGGTCCCTACGAAGACCTGGCCGAATTGGATCAAATTGGAGTCTGCGACCACATTGCCGCGGACGTCCCCGAGGTCGGGCTTGGAACATCCACCGATCAGCAACGGAATTAGAAGCATCCAAATATGGAGACACCGCATCGCCGTCCTCCTTTTCAGAATACACTCTACAAATGTACGAATGAGGCCGGTTGGATCACCAAGTGTTCCCTGGGCGCAGTGGCTCGACGGACCTCGCCGAAGCCTGCCGGCAAGAAGATCCGATCCTGATTGATTTCCCATCCTCCGATTCCGCCCTCGCAGGGGGACCGGACGGCCGTCGGCACCCCTGTTAAAAGCGAATCGGCGGCAGGGAAGCCCTGCCGCCGATCTGCTCTTCATCCTGGCATCACGCCTGCTGCCCCGATCTTCGACGAGGCAAGCAGACGCCGCCGGGGACTAGTGGAACCCGGTCCAGCGAGTACCGTCCCGCGTGAAGATGCAGGTGGACCCGTTGTACTGAGCGCTCCCGACGATCTCGAACTGCTTGGTCGCAGTGAACACCGTGGTGGCGTTGAACGCGAGCGAGCCACCGCAGTAGAGGTTCGTCGTTACGTTGATCGGATTCCGGGAGTTGCTGAAGTTGTGGATCCCGATGGCGTATGGGTGGGTCAGGCTCGGGCTGTTGATCCGGATGTTCTCCGGGCCCGTGCCAGGGATGTCGTCGCGGTCGAGGCTCGCCGTCATGTTGATGTCGTTATCCCACAGCGGGTTCGGCCGGCTACCGAGCTGGCAGTCTCCGTAGTAGCAGTCCGCGCTGCTCCACCAGCTGGCCTGGTTCCCCCTGGCGCCGCGATCCTCGTTCACCAGGTGGAGATCGATGTCACCCGCCGCGTCCCAGAAGGTCTCCACCCAGAGGCCGCCCCAGGGGGTCGCCGTCAGGCTGTGCTGACACGCGCCACGGTTGCCGAGCTGGTCGGTAACCATCAGCTCGAACACGTAGTTGCCCACGAGATCCGGGGTGAAGGTCGGGGTGCACCCCCCTCCGACCGGCCGGGCGCTCGAGCCCACCGGCGCGCTCGCGACCGTCCACGAACAGGTGGTCGGGTGGCCGCCGGGGCTGTAGGCCCCGCCGCTGAGCACGATCTGCGTGTTCACCGTCACCGACTGACCCGCCGCCGGGCAGATCGCCGTCGGCCAATCGCAGAGGACGCCGCAAATATCGTCCGTGCCCTGGCCCTGGGTCTCGACCAGGAACGGCTCGTCGACGCCCTGCATCCAGACCTCGACCTTACCCACGTCCCGAACCAGATCCAGGGGCTTGTACGACGCCAGGAAGCTCTTCGTGCCATTCGAGGCGATCGTGACCGGGAGGGTCTCGTCGGATCGAGCCGTGAAACGCTGCGAGTAGCCGGAGGCCATCGATACCCGGGAGATCCGGACGGCGTCCGTTCCACAGTTCCGGACGACGAAGGGCTTGAACACCTGCAGCGACTGCGGAACCGCAGGAACCGGGCCGAAGGCGACCGGGTTCGGATCCGCCGAGAGGCAGAAGGACGTCGCGAGACCGCTGATCGCCACCACGGCCCGAGGCGTCTCCACATCGGAGTGGTTGAAGTAGAGGTTGGTACGATCGATGACGCCGGTGATCCGGGTCGGCTGGTAGCGGATCCCCACGGTGATCTTGTCACCCGGCGCCAGGACCTGGGAGCCGTTGGGCAGGCCCGGAGCCGCGAAGGCCCGATTTTCGGTGTCGAGGGCGAAGTTCCACACCAGGCACTCCGTCGTGCCCTGGTTCGTGATCTCGATGGGGAGCTGGACGCCGCGGTTCACCGTCACCGCGCCAAAGCGCAGAGAGGACGGGGAGATATCCAGGTCGCAGGCCGGGAGCTCGACCACGTTCGCCATCAGGTGGACCGTGACGAACGGCTGCTCCGCCGACATCGCGCCGCCCACGTAGATCGGGAAGTCCATCTCGGCGGGATACTCCTGGATCTCGCTGCCCTTGAAGGTGACCTCGAAGGCCATCGAGTTCGCATTCTGGGAATTCAGGTGCCAGGGAGCCGACGTGCCATCGACGGCCGCCACGGTGTAGTTGGCCTGCTCGCTGGGCGGATAGAGCTCGAGCGCGACGCTCTCGCCGCTGTTTCGGATCATGAAGGTCTTCTTCGCGGCGAAGTTCTTCGGCTGCCTGCCGAAGTCCACCGTCTTCGGATCGGCCTCCACCTCGATGCCGCCGCTCTTCCCGTCGACCGGGACCTCGAAGTAGAGCCCATCGGGGCCCATCACCTGGACCTTTGCGAACTTCCGGGAATCGGCAGCTGTGGCGTCGAAGGAGACCGCCACGTCGACGGTCGCGCTCAC
The Vulgatibacter incomptus DNA segment above includes these coding regions:
- a CDS encoding choice-of-anchor D domain-containing protein, with amino-acid sequence MLLIPLLIGGCSKPDLGDVRGNVVADSNLIQFGQVFVGTEASKLVTLSNMGRSLVQVRASDIPSGYDMRPSELTLAPGAKAEVKIAFFPLREERFDGQLKISLSNAKNELIALDLEGEGVKRVVDPVEVLDFGVIKLGETKTLPLDLTNLIDKSLNLALSIAGGSDRTAFRVDDGAVELPGGTTRAIDVSFTPANRGPHAASLLLRPCASCQDVRVQLVGTGGITELRASPPTVSVGTVAPGQSKSSWFAIQNIGDFPAIVTSMTLVDDPVRSGGSDELLSEFSLPGNHDAFEVEVGATIEVPVAFRAAALAEPRKYAKIRVMGPDDRLYFEVPVDGKSGGIEVVAEPETVDFGRQPKNFAAKQTFLIRNTGESVAIELYPPSEQANYSVAAVDGTSPPWVLDSQNAGSMAFEVTFTGSEIQEYPAEIDFPIYVNGAMSAEQSFVTVHLMANVVELPPCDLDISPSSLRFGAVTVNRGVQLPIEITNQGTTECLVWNFDLDFDNRAFAAPGLPTGSQVLAPGDTITVGIRYQPTRITGVIDRSNLYFNHSSAEAPRFVVPISGLATSFCLSADPSPVAFGAVPQSQQVFKPFLVRNCGPEPVKISRVSMASGYSQRFTARADETLPVTITSNGTKSFLASYKPLDLVRDVGKIEVWTQGVDEPFLVETQGQGTEGGCGVLCDWPTAICPEANQSVTVNTQIVLNGGATSPGGHPTTCAWTVASAPVGSTARPSAGCTPTFTPDLVGNYVFELMVTDQLGNRGACQHGLTATAWDGLWVETFWDRSGDIDLHVLNEALGDRHNQNSWFTNPSDCYFGNCYNGSRPNPLWDGNIDMTGSLDRDDRNGFGPENTRVNRPSLTHPYAIGIHNWGNRQTPVTVTTNVYCDGTLVHNADSTFTSTAQFEILGSVQYTGSTCIFTRDGTRWNNYH
- a CDS encoding choice-of-anchor D domain-containing protein, which encodes MRHFLYGLLLVPLMLVGCAKEPLGSARGVIVSDPATEIDFGQVFVGTEASMLVTLSNTGRSLVQVRASDFPSGYDMRPSELTLAPGGKAEVKVAFFPLREERFDGQLKISLSNAKNELIALELKGEGVKRVVEVVEVLDFGTIKLGDTKTLPLDLTNLIEKSLNLTLSITGGSDRTAFRVDDGAVELPGGATRAIDVSFTPANRGPHAASLLLRPCATCQDVRVQLVGTGGITELRASPPTLSLGTVTPGESNTRYFSIQNIGDFPATVTSMTLVGDPVRDPATEGEAPREFSLAATGEFEVGVSATVDVAVSFDATAADSRKFAKVQVMGPDGLYFEVPVDGKSGGIEVEADPKTVDFGRQPKNFAAKKTFMIRNSGESVALELYPPSEQANYTVAAVDGTSAPWHLNSQNANSMAFEVTFKGSEIQEYPAEMDFPIYVGGAMSAEQPFVTVHLMANVVELPACDLDISPSSLRFGAVTVNRGVQLPIEITNQGTTECLVWNFALDTENRAFAAPGLPNGSQVLAPGDKITVGIRYQPTRITGVIDRTNLYFNHSDVETPRAVVAISGLATSFCLSADPNPVAFGPVPAVPQSLQVFKPFVVRNCGTDAVRISRVSMASGYSQRFTARSDETLPVTIASNGTKSFLASYKPLDLVRDVGKVEVWMQGVDEPFLVETQGQGTDDICGVLCDWPTAICPAAGQSVTVNTQIVLSGGAYSPGGHPTTCSWTVASAPVGSSARPVGGGCTPTFTPDLVGNYVFELMVTDQLGNRGACQHSLTATPWGGLWVETFWDAAGDIDLHLVNEDRGARGNQASWWSSADCYYGDCQLGSRPNPLWDNDINMTASLDRDDIPGTGPENIRINSPSLTHPYAIGIHNFSNSRNPINVTTNLYCGGSLAFNATTVFTATKQFEIVGSAQYNGSTCIFTRDGTRWTGFH